Proteins encoded together in one Bacteroides ovatus window:
- a CDS encoding glycoside hydrolase family 130 protein: MKLKLIIGIVGILSACGFTNAPSLDTNQEKQDNNWVIGPFLRPEGVNPVISPQPTEFYCPMRKQQVKWEESDTFNPAATVKDGKIVVLYRAEDNSAQGIGKRTSRVGYAESKDGIEMKRLDNPVLFPAEDNFKDQDWPGGCEDPRVAMTEDGLYVMLYTAWNRKKARLAVATSRDLKNWTKHGLAFDKAYNGRFNNLFCKSGSILTKLKGNQLVIDKVNGKYFMYWGEHAIYAATSDNLIDWYPVLDEKNELMKIIQPRKGHFDSLLTECGPPAIRTKHGIVLVYNGKNSGKTGDANYPGNAYCAGQLLLDGNDPYKVLDRLDKPFFAPEAPFEKSGQYKDGTVFIEGLVYHKKKLYLYYGCADSQVAVAVCDDVKKLKTK, translated from the coding sequence ATGAAACTGAAACTTATCATTGGCATAGTTGGTATATTATCTGCATGTGGATTTACCAATGCGCCTTCTTTAGATACTAATCAGGAGAAACAGGATAATAATTGGGTGATCGGGCCATTCTTGCGTCCTGAAGGAGTTAATCCTGTCATATCACCGCAGCCTACAGAGTTTTATTGCCCGATGCGTAAGCAGCAAGTTAAGTGGGAGGAAAGTGACACTTTTAACCCTGCTGCTACTGTAAAAGATGGGAAGATTGTCGTGCTTTATCGTGCAGAAGATAATTCGGCCCAAGGTATAGGTAAAAGAACCTCACGTGTTGGTTATGCTGAAAGCAAGGATGGGATTGAGATGAAAAGGCTTGATAATCCTGTTCTTTTTCCTGCTGAAGATAATTTTAAAGATCAAGATTGGCCGGGTGGTTGTGAAGATCCTCGTGTGGCTATGACCGAAGACGGACTGTATGTGATGCTCTACACAGCATGGAATCGGAAAAAAGCACGCCTTGCAGTAGCTACTTCCCGAGACCTGAAGAACTGGACAAAACACGGGCTTGCCTTTGATAAAGCCTATAATGGTCGATTTAATAACCTTTTCTGTAAATCGGGGTCTATTTTAACAAAATTGAAAGGAAATCAATTGGTCATAGACAAAGTTAATGGCAAGTATTTCATGTATTGGGGAGAACATGCTATATATGCTGCTACTTCTGATAACCTGATTGACTGGTATCCGGTTTTGGATGAGAAGAATGAACTGATGAAAATCATACAACCTCGTAAAGGACATTTTGATAGTTTGTTGACAGAATGTGGCCCTCCGGCTATTCGTACTAAGCATGGCATTGTTCTCGTGTATAATGGTAAGAATAGCGGTAAAACTGGAGATGCTAACTATCCTGGCAATGCTTATTGTGCCGGACAGCTTTTATTGGATGGTAACGATCCCTATAAAGTATTAGACCGTTTGGATAAGCCTTTCTTTGCTCCCGAAGCTCCTTTTGAGAAGAGCGGACAGTACAAGGACGGAACAGTATTTATCGAGGGACTTGTTTATCACAAGAAGAAACTATACCTCTATTATGGTTGTGCGGATTCACAGGTGGCGGTAGCGGTATGTGATGATGTGAAGAAATTGAAAACAAAATAG
- a CDS encoding glycoside hydrolase family 2 protein, which translates to MHNIAKTFFPILLLLFAAVVTAQNGKNNVGNAQRIWLDSEIGHQGDYQWKMIKAGDATDPGEKISLSNYATANWMPAIVPGTVLNSLVYNQKYPEPYYGINNKIESKLIPDISETGRDFYTYWFRTDFTVPQSFKGKTVWLQLDGINYRAEVWVNGNLLSTMNGMFIQDYIDVTDFVKIGGKNGLAIKVYPVDVPGSAKPKSWGAAGEFHNGGNGNIGLNTTMLMTVGWDFTFMDGIRDRNTGIWKNISLYATGRVALRHPFVKSELRKPDYDQARETVSVEIINPSTSNRVISCKVKGEIVGENITFEKTFRLMRGEEKTATFSPEEFPQLIINSPKLWWPVNKGPQNLYDLKLTVSVDGKECDSVKTRFGIREIVSDRKTPDKSRVFYVNGKRLFIRGTNWIPEAMLRTSDERTYAELRYSRQSGVNLLRMWGGGIAESDYFFQLCDELGLLVWQEFWMTGDTRHPHDKALYMSNVESTVKRIRNHPSLAYYVASNESTEVTGTPELLNKLDGTRGFQMQSECEGVHDGSPYKQVNPMQHYENTASPRGSRVDGFNPEYGAPTLPTVEILREMMDEKDLWPINKEVWDYLDGNGFHLMSTMYTDLVNNYGKSSSIDEFAQKGQLLGAINSKSIWEVWNYNKLDYGDRFCSGLLFWYHNCSMPQVASRMWDWSLEPTASLYHTANSLEPLHAQFDYLKNTVSVVNDYYREFKNYKVIAQVYDINSKKVFEESAVVNLPSDGVVNDALTIRFPENISQVHFIKLILKDEKGKDVSSNFYWRSNDKYEGSKTLTGPAASGFEDLSKLKQAKVKLTYKVREDDNNYFVDITLRNTSGQIAFFNQLQFLNSKMSPIRPSFYTDNFFSLMPGEKKTVTIETAKGKLKDGAVLALKGWNINKQEYKLK; encoded by the coding sequence ATGCACAACATTGCTAAAACCTTTTTCCCGATTTTATTATTACTTTTTGCTGCAGTAGTGACAGCACAGAATGGGAAGAACAATGTCGGAAATGCGCAACGCATCTGGCTTGATTCTGAAATTGGTCATCAGGGCGACTACCAGTGGAAAATGATAAAAGCTGGAGATGCAACAGATCCCGGAGAAAAGATTTCGTTATCCAATTATGCAACTGCAAATTGGATGCCGGCCATCGTTCCCGGAACAGTTTTGAATTCTTTGGTGTATAACCAAAAATACCCGGAGCCTTATTATGGAATCAATAATAAGATTGAATCTAAATTGATACCGGATATTTCTGAAACCGGACGTGACTTTTACACCTATTGGTTTCGGACAGATTTTACAGTACCGCAGTCATTCAAGGGAAAGACTGTCTGGTTACAGTTGGATGGTATCAACTACCGGGCAGAAGTATGGGTGAATGGTAACTTGTTGAGCACAATGAACGGTATGTTTATTCAGGACTATATTGATGTTACGGATTTTGTGAAAATCGGAGGAAAAAACGGACTGGCTATAAAGGTCTATCCGGTAGATGTTCCCGGAAGTGCGAAGCCGAAATCCTGGGGAGCAGCCGGCGAATTTCATAACGGTGGAAACGGTAACATTGGTTTGAATACTACCATGTTGATGACGGTAGGTTGGGACTTTACCTTTATGGACGGTATCCGTGACCGTAATACAGGTATATGGAAAAATATTTCCCTCTATGCTACAGGCAGAGTAGCATTACGCCATCCTTTCGTTAAATCTGAATTGCGAAAACCTGATTATGACCAGGCTCGTGAGACTGTATCGGTTGAGATTATCAATCCATCGACCAGTAATCGGGTAATCAGTTGCAAGGTGAAGGGTGAAATTGTGGGTGAAAATATCACTTTTGAAAAGACCTTCCGACTGATGCGTGGAGAAGAAAAAACAGCAACCTTCTCCCCCGAAGAGTTCCCGCAACTGATTATTAACTCTCCAAAACTGTGGTGGCCTGTCAATAAAGGACCACAAAACTTATATGACCTGAAGCTGACAGTATCAGTTGATGGCAAAGAATGTGATTCTGTGAAAACAAGATTCGGTATTCGTGAAATTGTCTCGGATAGAAAGACGCCAGATAAATCACGTGTCTTTTATGTGAACGGTAAACGATTGTTTATTCGTGGTACCAACTGGATACCGGAAGCAATGTTGAGAACTTCGGATGAACGTACCTATGCAGAATTGCGGTACTCCCGCCAGTCCGGTGTCAACCTTTTAAGAATGTGGGGAGGCGGAATTGCAGAGTCTGATTATTTCTTCCAATTGTGTGACGAATTGGGATTGTTGGTATGGCAAGAGTTCTGGATGACTGGTGATACTCGTCATCCGCATGATAAGGCTCTCTATATGAGTAACGTGGAATCTACCGTAAAACGTATTCGTAATCATCCTTCTTTGGCTTATTATGTTGCTTCTAATGAGAGTACAGAAGTTACCGGTACTCCTGAATTACTGAATAAACTGGATGGTACACGTGGCTTCCAGATGCAGTCCGAATGTGAAGGAGTGCATGATGGCAGTCCTTACAAACAGGTAAATCCGATGCAGCATTATGAAAATACGGCCTCTCCCAGAGGAAGCCGTGTAGACGGATTTAATCCGGAATACGGTGCACCTACTCTTCCAACTGTGGAAATCCTCCGAGAAATGATGGATGAAAAAGACCTTTGGCCTATCAATAAGGAAGTATGGGATTATCTGGATGGAAATGGTTTCCATCTGATGAGTACTATGTATACAGACTTGGTGAATAACTACGGAAAATCATCATCCATTGATGAGTTTGCACAGAAAGGGCAATTGTTGGGAGCTATTAATTCGAAGAGCATTTGGGAAGTATGGAACTACAATAAGCTGGATTATGGTGATCGTTTCTGTTCCGGACTTTTGTTTTGGTATCATAACTGCTCTATGCCTCAAGTGGCTTCCCGTATGTGGGACTGGTCTCTGGAACCGACAGCGTCGCTTTATCATACTGCCAACTCTTTAGAACCATTACATGCACAGTTTGACTATCTTAAGAATACAGTGTCTGTAGTGAATGATTATTATCGTGAATTTAAGAATTATAAAGTGATAGCACAGGTTTACGATATTAACAGCAAGAAAGTATTTGAAGAATCAGCAGTGGTTAATCTACCCTCGGATGGAGTGGTAAACGATGCGTTGACTATTCGTTTCCCGGAAAACATATCTCAAGTTCACTTTATTAAACTGATTCTGAAAGATGAAAAGGGAAAAGATGTTTCTTCTAACTTCTATTGGCGTTCTAATGACAAATATGAAGGAAGCAAAACTTTGACCGGTCCGGCTGCTTCAGGTTTTGAAGATTTGAGTAAACTGAAGCAGGCAAAAGTGAAACTTACCTATAAAGTAAGAGAAGATGATAACAATTACTTTGTAGATATTACTTTGAGAAATACCTCCGGGCAGATTGCTTTCTTTAATCAGTTGCAATTCCTGAATTCAAAGATGAGTCCGATACGTCCGTCATTCTATACAGATAATTTCTTCTCCCTGATGCCGGGTGAAAAGAAAACGGTGACTATTGAGACTGCAAAAGGAAAGCTGAAAGACGGCGCTGTATTGGCACTGAAAGGTTGGAATATAAATAAGCAAGAATATAAACTAAAGTAA
- a CDS encoding endonuclease/exonuclease/phosphatase family protein yields MLKNTLFVILLMISSLFTACAEGYVSDVQKEDDTKEIRFSLNMEGGLTMSSTRASVSLDGMKWKIFCFDDQYNYLFDKTGSIGDAANEIKVSVIKGVVYRFLFLCTTADKFPELASGKTYWDLEAYAPQLPLADPMAMLVSRGNEKDGTLRVAAASASVQVTLAPRASKIVLQKDPDTASDITVNSVTFADAASSVPYVHIEPQHYSEYENLPVATRKTYQCVPQEDVCYMLPDMCAETFGVNATLHITHPISGEQDVRVTVPVGLALNVGSGKTYYIEMSADANGKVAATWATRVAPKTLKLATQNLWGKSTSVVLDYFNRIDVDVLCAQECSNLSESDIQAQGLYVHTHSNNRQGKCSIISRYPFSGITPNKYGVYIDLGDGIVVLVMNCHGAFYPYGPYQLNGIAYEGYEGTDDVDYVVKVNKEARQGMVDKLLEDFNSSTTPFVCLSGDFNEPSWLDWTEGALKAELAPYVVQWPTTRSLWEGGIKGDAYRTIHPDPVTHPGFTWTPRPSEKDTRDRLDLTLYTLSPNTEVKSCQVIGEKTETSDIVLPNWGPFENVFDHRGLRTEFVFTK; encoded by the coding sequence ATGCTAAAGAATACTTTATTTGTGATTCTTCTAATGATTTCCAGCTTATTCACGGCTTGTGCTGAAGGATATGTAAGTGATGTGCAGAAGGAGGATGACACAAAAGAAATACGTTTCAGTCTGAATATGGAGGGAGGGCTAACGATGTCCTCCACCAGGGCTTCTGTGTCTTTGGACGGAATGAAATGGAAAATATTCTGTTTTGACGATCAATATAATTATCTGTTTGACAAAACAGGAAGTATAGGGGATGCAGCAAATGAAATAAAGGTTTCTGTAATTAAAGGCGTCGTTTATCGATTCCTGTTTTTGTGTACCACAGCTGATAAATTCCCAGAGTTGGCTTCCGGTAAGACTTATTGGGATTTAGAAGCGTATGCTCCTCAATTGCCGTTAGCTGATCCGATGGCGATGCTTGTCAGTAGAGGCAATGAAAAAGATGGTACACTTCGTGTAGCTGCTGCGTCTGCATCGGTGCAGGTTACTCTTGCTCCGCGTGCATCTAAGATCGTTTTGCAAAAGGATCCGGATACAGCTTCGGATATTACAGTGAATTCCGTGACTTTTGCGGATGCCGCTTCTTCTGTTCCTTATGTTCATATCGAACCTCAACATTACAGTGAATATGAGAATCTTCCGGTAGCAACCCGAAAGACCTATCAGTGTGTACCCCAAGAGGATGTATGTTATATGCTTCCGGATATGTGCGCCGAAACCTTTGGAGTGAATGCTACGCTGCATATCACTCATCCGATTTCTGGAGAACAGGACGTACGGGTAACGGTACCAGTGGGGCTTGCGTTGAATGTAGGCAGTGGAAAGACTTACTATATTGAAATGTCTGCTGATGCAAATGGAAAAGTTGCTGCTACTTGGGCAACACGTGTAGCACCCAAAACGTTGAAACTTGCTACACAAAACTTATGGGGTAAATCGACTTCCGTTGTGTTGGATTACTTCAATAGAATTGATGTGGACGTGCTTTGTGCGCAGGAATGCAGTAATCTCTCCGAATCTGATATACAAGCACAGGGGCTTTACGTTCATACTCACTCCAACAATAGGCAGGGAAAATGCAGCATTATATCACGTTATCCTTTCTCGGGGATTACACCAAACAAGTATGGTGTTTATATCGACTTGGGTGATGGCATTGTTGTGCTGGTGATGAACTGTCACGGTGCTTTCTATCCTTACGGTCCTTATCAGTTGAATGGTATCGCATATGAAGGATATGAAGGTACGGACGATGTTGACTATGTAGTAAAAGTCAATAAAGAAGCCCGTCAAGGCATGGTGGACAAACTGCTGGAGGATTTTAATTCGTCTACCACTCCTTTTGTTTGTCTCTCGGGTGACTTCAATGAACCGTCATGGCTTGACTGGACGGAAGGTGCCTTGAAAGCAGAACTTGCTCCTTACGTTGTTCAGTGGCCTACCACCCGTTCTTTGTGGGAAGGCGGCATAAAAGGTGATGCTTACCGAACGATACATCCGGATCCTGTGACGCATCCGGGATTCACATGGACGCCGCGCCCGAGCGAGAAGGACACCAGAGACCGATTAGATTTGACTCTTTATACCTTGTCTCCCAACACGGAAGTGAAAAGTTGTCAGGTGATAGGAGAGAAGACAGAAACGTCGGATATCGTTCTTCCTAATTGGGGGCCGTTTGAAAATGTATTCGATCACCGGGGATTACGGACAGAATTTGTCTTTACGAAATGA
- a CDS encoding DUF4973 domain-containing protein, with the protein MNNICKLLIGMMAAVCCTSCNNEWEDEQFKQLASFKAEINNEGVTSTYVRYKPGGVVTYQLPVLLSGSTMNTQARTIHVALDKDTLDVLNQERFGERRRELFYHLLDQQYYSIPETVEMPAGESEALLPIDFTLGGQNNAKPLDMSDKYILPLTIQDDPSYNYQVNNRLHYRKALLNIIPFNDYSGSYDGSLLKIFLENQKDNFMLATHKAYVYDEKTIMFYMGVRDVNYMDRKYYKLYVEFTDEPLNEGSELKKKLRLWTDNGGEDGNNFKILLLGEGDDKFKEAPYYTIVEENDPVKPYLKHIYITLSMGYSFEDYTLSPGNRMKYRVEGTLSMQRDLNTLIPDEDQQIEWN; encoded by the coding sequence ATGAATAATATATGTAAATTATTGATTGGCATGATGGCGGCAGTATGTTGCACTTCATGTAACAATGAGTGGGAAGATGAACAATTCAAACAGCTGGCATCTTTCAAAGCAGAGATTAATAATGAAGGAGTAACTTCTACTTATGTACGCTACAAACCAGGAGGAGTGGTGACTTATCAGCTTCCGGTTTTGTTGAGTGGTTCAACCATGAATACACAGGCAAGAACTATTCATGTAGCACTTGATAAGGATACTTTGGATGTGTTGAATCAGGAACGTTTTGGTGAACGCCGTCGGGAACTTTTTTACCATTTGTTGGATCAACAATACTATTCCATACCGGAAACTGTAGAAATGCCTGCAGGTGAATCTGAAGCACTGTTACCTATTGATTTTACGCTAGGAGGGCAGAACAATGCGAAACCGTTGGATATGTCGGATAAATATATTCTACCATTGACTATTCAAGACGATCCATCTTATAACTATCAGGTGAACAACCGTCTGCATTATCGGAAAGCATTGTTGAATATCATTCCGTTCAATGATTACTCCGGTTCGTATGATGGTAGCCTATTAAAGATTTTTTTGGAGAATCAAAAGGATAATTTCATGTTAGCTACCCATAAAGCTTATGTGTATGACGAGAAGACCATTATGTTTTATATGGGAGTTCGTGATGTGAATTACATGGACCGTAAATACTATAAATTATATGTAGAGTTTACAGATGAACCGCTGAATGAAGGAAGTGAGTTGAAGAAGAAACTGAGATTATGGACCGATAACGGGGGAGAGGATGGCAATAACTTTAAAATTCTCTTGCTGGGCGAAGGAGACGACAAATTTAAGGAAGCTCCTTATTATACGATTGTCGAAGAGAATGATCCTGTGAAGCCTTACTTGAAGCATATTTATATCACTTTGTCTATGGGATACTCATTTGAGGACTATACACTTAGCCCGGGTAACCGTATGAAGTATAGAGTAGAAGGTACATTAAGTATGCAACGTGACTTGAATACGTTGATTCCGGACGAAGACCAACAAATCGAATGGAATTGA
- a CDS encoding RagB/SusD family nutrient uptake outer membrane protein, protein MKKLIINLGFILGVSTMVVGCTDYLDSDYLFEERVNIENVFQSKDYTNEWLAKGYAYMNHDYLQQVNSKKNTSFNFADDMYYIDLNYVDWKGGNYTEKGLGSGNSLYIWQAAYQAIRHISIFIHNVDGNKELTEAEITDMKGQAHFLRAYFYWMLIRSFGPVPIVPDEGVDYTKEYDDIAYPRNTYDECADYIAEELVKAATMLDDERDVQNIVRPTRGAALALRSRVLLYAASPLYNGQAPSEVIDALVDKSGRKLLSDTYDNRKWARAAAAAKDVMELKRYQLYVAYKRESDDMAYPTTITPPDDNGTFHSQDWPYGWKNIDPFESYRSLFDGEVGAYNNDEIIFTRGVNQGAENIRVMVIHQLPRSQGGGYNCHGMTQKQCDAYYMKDGSDCPGMNSMYKGMEGYTDPSRYNEQPRVSGVVETSELSNYPELGPLGKGVSKQYANREPRFYASVAYNGSVWHMLNASAEDKEETNVPIFYYRDAQDGYKAGTNYLSTGIGIKKFVHPKDLADSEKSYDVSRVVQKYAPDIRYAEILLNYAEALNEVEGSYEIPSWNGETMYTITRSATALKEGIQPIRIRAGLPDYEVYDDVKKFRFKVKRERQIELFAEGHRFFDIRRWCDAPVEEALPIYGCNIYLTSENPDSFHTPIEVASLPTMFTTKMWFWPIHHNIMKRNMWMIQNPGWKDPE, encoded by the coding sequence ATGAAGAAACTTATAATAAATTTAGGTTTTATATTAGGAGTGAGTACCATGGTTGTCGGATGTACCGATTATTTGGACTCAGACTACCTTTTCGAGGAACGTGTTAACATTGAAAATGTGTTTCAGAGTAAGGACTATACCAATGAATGGTTGGCAAAGGGATACGCTTATATGAATCACGATTATCTGCAACAAGTGAACAGCAAGAAGAACACTAGTTTCAATTTTGCAGATGATATGTACTACATAGATTTGAATTATGTAGATTGGAAGGGTGGAAACTATACGGAAAAAGGATTAGGTAGTGGAAACAGTTTGTATATATGGCAGGCCGCTTATCAAGCGATTCGTCACATTTCCATTTTCATTCATAATGTGGATGGAAATAAAGAGCTTACTGAAGCTGAGATTACTGATATGAAAGGACAGGCTCATTTCCTGCGTGCATATTTCTATTGGATGCTGATTCGTTCATTCGGTCCGGTGCCCATTGTCCCAGATGAAGGGGTCGATTATACGAAAGAGTATGATGATATCGCTTATCCTCGAAATACGTATGATGAATGTGCAGATTACATTGCCGAGGAATTGGTGAAGGCGGCTACGATGTTGGACGACGAGCGAGACGTACAAAATATTGTGCGTCCTACACGTGGTGCAGCATTGGCACTTCGTTCACGTGTGCTTTTATATGCAGCAAGTCCTTTATATAACGGACAAGCACCATCAGAGGTGATCGATGCATTGGTTGATAAGAGCGGGCGTAAGTTGCTGTCTGATACATACGACAATCGGAAGTGGGCAAGAGCTGCTGCTGCTGCTAAGGATGTAATGGAATTGAAACGGTATCAATTGTATGTTGCTTATAAAAGAGAAAGTGATGATATGGCTTACCCGACAACTATTACTCCGCCGGACGATAATGGAACTTTCCATTCTCAGGATTGGCCTTACGGTTGGAAAAATATTGATCCGTTCGAATCATACCGTTCTTTGTTTGATGGAGAAGTGGGTGCATACAATAATGACGAAATTATATTTACCAGAGGTGTCAATCAGGGTGCTGAGAATATCAGGGTAATGGTTATCCATCAGTTGCCCCGTTCACAAGGAGGCGGATATAACTGCCATGGCATGACACAGAAACAATGTGATGCTTATTATATGAAAGATGGTAGCGATTGTCCGGGTATGAATTCTATGTATAAGGGTATGGAAGGATATACCGACCCAAGCCGTTACAATGAACAGCCACGTGTTTCAGGGGTGGTTGAAACGTCTGAATTGTCTAATTATCCTGAATTAGGTCCATTGGGAAAAGGTGTTTCTAAACAATATGCGAACCGTGAACCTCGTTTCTATGCATCAGTAGCCTACAATGGTAGTGTATGGCATATGTTGAATGCAAGTGCAGAGGATAAAGAAGAAACGAACGTTCCTATTTTCTACTACAGAGATGCTCAAGATGGTTACAAAGCAGGTACCAATTATTTGAGTACAGGTATTGGTATTAAGAAGTTTGTACATCCGAAGGATTTAGCAGATTCTGAGAAATCGTATGACGTAAGTCGTGTAGTTCAAAAGTACGCTCCGGACATTCGATATGCAGAGATTCTGTTGAATTATGCAGAAGCACTGAATGAGGTCGAGGGTTCTTATGAGATTCCTTCTTGGAATGGCGAGACTATGTATACTATCACACGTTCGGCAACAGCTTTAAAGGAAGGTATTCAGCCTATTCGTATTCGTGCTGGATTGCCAGATTATGAGGTGTACGATGATGTAAAGAAGTTTCGTTTTAAAGTAAAACGAGAACGTCAGATTGAGCTATTTGCGGAAGGTCATCGTTTCTTTGATATTCGTCGTTGGTGTGATGCTCCAGTTGAAGAGGCTCTTCCCATTTATGGTTGTAATATCTATTTGACTTCGGAAAATCCAGATAGTTTTCATACACCGATAGAAGTCGCTTCGTTGCCTACTATGTTTACTACGAAGATGTGGTTTTGGCCAATCCATCACAATATAATGAAACGAAATATGTGGATGATTCAGAATCCGGGCTGGAAAGATCCGGAATAA